In the Leptospira fainei serovar Hurstbridge str. BUT 6 genome, CTTAATTTTTTCTGGCTCGAGCCCTGGCCCTCGCCTTTGCCCAATAATACATGGTCTGACAACTTTAAATGATTGCTAACGATATTTAAAACCGCTGTGGAAACTAATTTGGCTTTGAGCCTGGAAAGTTCCCCTTCCGTTGCATGAGGATACTTTCTATACAAAAAACGAGCGACGACCAATCCCAATACGGAATCACCCAGAAATTCCAAACGTTCATTATCTTCTTCGAATTCGGAACTTTCATTTTGATACGAACTATGAACGAATGCAAGTTCGAGTAGCTCCGTTTTCTTGAAACGGATCCCCAACGAGTCGCACAATATTGTCAGGCCTTTCAGCCTTTCGAGCTTGTTAAGTTTCGTTTTAGAAGGTGGAATTTTTTTTATCAAAGGAGTTTGATAAAAGAGGGAAAAAAAGAGAATTCCGAGTTCCCGTAAGAACCCGGAAATCTAGTCAAATTAGGACTTAAGAGCGTCGATGAATTTGATAACATCGCCGACGGTTTGGATCTTTTCTGCATCCTCGTCGGAAATTTCAACACCGAACTCCTCTTCAAGAGCCATTACTAGCTCAACGGTATCAAGGGAGTCTGCTCCAAGGTCATCGATGAAGTGCGCTTCGGGAGTGACTTCGGATTCGTCGACTCCGAGTTGCTCAACGATGATGGACTTTATCTTTTCGAAATCTGCCATTTGTTTCCTCCGTACCACCGAAGTGGTATGTAAGTTTTAGTTAGGTTTAGAACTGGGGATTAATTCATCCACCGATTTTTAAACATTTTTATCTGGAAAGTTTTGGCAAGCGTTAACGGATTAGATTCCGAAAAAAACCCGTTAGAAAAGAAAAATCCGAGGAAAAAATTTCGTAAGTGAAAAGTCACATTTGATCAAAGTTTCTTTCAATAAAATGAGGAACTTATTTTATTCCGGAATTCTAACTTGGAAAACCAAACTAAAATCGAAAATACGAACTTGATTTCATTCAAAATTCGCAATGAAACTCTTCTTTCGAACGAACGCTAGGAGAAACTTGCGCATTTAGCTAGACATTCTAACGGCGTTCGCTGTGCATAATGCAGAAAAACGAAAAAGCCCGGTAAAAACCGGGCTTTTGGTTGCGATTTCTTCGTAGAAAAAGCTTCGTTTTTCTTACGCTTGAACTCCCGGTAGAAATCCTCCGCCGTTTACTTCGATCACTTGTCCAGTGATAAAGGAAGAAATATCCGATGCAAGAAAAGCGATCGTATTCGCGATATCTTCGGGTTGTCCGGCACGTTTCAAAGGAATGGCTGCAATCATCGCCAAACGGAGCTTTTCCGGAATCGCATCGGTCATTTCCGTATGAATGAATCCCGGAGCGATCGCGTTGCAACGAATCTTACGGGAAGCCATTTCCAATGCGACTGCCTTCGTAAACCCGATTACCCCGGCTTTGGACGCAGAATAATTGGTTTGGCCGATATTACCGTTCACTCCGGCAATAGAGGATAAGTTAATAATCGATCCCCCGTTCGGATTCTTTGCCATGAACTTAATGGCGGCTTGAGTGCAATTGAAGGTACCAGTAAGGTTAACGGCAATAACCGCATCCCATTGCTCTTGCTTCATTCTAAGAAGCAAAGTATCTTTGGTAATTCCTGCGTTATTTACGAGGATATCGACGGAACCGAACGCATCCACCGTCGCTTGGATACCCGCGTGCGCGGATTCAGTATTTGCAACGTTGACGGAAATTCCGATGGCTTTTACGCCGGTAGCTTTCGCGA is a window encoding:
- the rnc gene encoding ribonuclease III yields the protein MIKKIPPSKTKLNKLERLKGLTILCDSLGIRFKKTELLELAFVHSSYQNESSEFEEDNERLEFLGDSVLGLVVARFLYRKYPHATEGELSRLKAKLVSTAVLNIVSNHLKLSDHVLLGKGEGQGSSQKKLSANLFESLIGAIYLDQGLEIAEKIILNHLIAFAENPEKMESVKDFKTLLQETCQRKFKLLPTYRLIQESGPDHAKTFLVSVRIRDKYEAEGTGRNKKFAEQDAARKMLKILGIKD
- the acpP gene encoding acyl carrier protein, which gives rise to MADFEKIKSIIVEQLGVDESEVTPEAHFIDDLGADSLDTVELVMALEEEFGVEISDEDAEKIQTVGDVIKFIDALKS
- the fabG gene encoding 3-oxoacyl-[acyl-carrier-protein] reductase — protein: MIDLKGKNAIITGSARGIGKATALKLAQAGANVVIADLNEEASKATAAEIAKATGVKAIGISVNVANTESAHAGIQATVDAFGSVDILVNNAGITKDTLLLRMKQEQWDAVIAVNLTGTFNCTQAAIKFMAKNPNGGSIINLSSIAGVNGNIGQTNYSASKAGVIGFTKAVALEMASRKIRCNAIAPGFIHTEMTDAIPEKLRLAMIAAIPLKRAGQPEDIANTIAFLASDISSFITGQVIEVNGGGFLPGVQA